From a single Raphanus sativus cultivar WK10039 chromosome 3, ASM80110v3, whole genome shotgun sequence genomic region:
- the LOC108845535 gene encoding LOW QUALITY PROTEIN: subtilisin-like protease SBT4.11 (The sequence of the model RefSeq protein was modified relative to this genomic sequence to represent the inferred CDS: deleted 1 base in 1 codon), whose translation MENRGPFLSFLACLLLLLFSFSISAITHDHQDIQEYIVYMGSLPSRAEYIPMSHHMSILQEVVGESLMDGRLLRSYKRSFNGFAARLTESEREQVAGMEGVVSVFPNKKLKLQTTASWDFMGIKEGKGTKRNPSVESDTIIGVLDGGIWPESESFSDKGFGPPPKKWNGVCAGGKNFTCNNKLIGARHYSPGDARDSSGHGTHTASIAAGNAVPNASFFGLGYGTMRGAVPASRIAAYRVCAGECRDDVLLSAFDDAIADGVDIITISVGSIDVYPLEEDPIAIGAFHAMSRGILTVNAAGNTGPNIASVTSVAPWMLTVAASTTNRVFVTKVVLGDGKTLVGKSVNVFDLKGKKFPLVYGKSAAFSASKVKCAEDCTPDCLDASRVKGKILVCNISFPYVAYTKGAVAAIVKDGSDWAQMEGLPVSGLELREDDFESFLSYINSSNSPEATVLKSETIFNQTAPKVLSFSSRGPNIIVADVLKPDITAPGLEIVAANSLKALPFYDDTTHVKYSVESGTSMSCPHVAGVAAYVKTFHPEWSPSMIKSAIMTTAWSMNASQADYASTEFAYGSGHVDPIAATNPGLVYDITKADYMAFLCGMNYNATTVRLISGEAVTCSEKILPRDLNYPSMSAKLSGSDISFTVTFNRTVTNVGGSNSTYKSKVVLTHGAKLNVVVSPRVLYMKSVNEKQFFTVTVSGRGLDPNMPSSASLIWSDGTHSVRSPIVIYAGIFRSLSP comes from the exons ATGGAGAATCGAGGACCTTTCCTTAGCTTCCTCGCATGTCTCCTTCTCTTGTTGTTCTCATTTTCAATCTCAGCAATCACACATGATCATCAAGATATACAG GAGTATATCGTTTACATGGGTTCACTTCCTTCTCGAGCGGAATACATACCAATGTCTCATCACATGAGTATTCTTCAAGAGGTCGTGGGAGAGAG TTTGATGGATGGTCGTTTGTTGAGAAGTTACAAGAGGAGTTTTAACGGGTTTGCGGCCAGACTCACTGAGTCAGAACGAGAACAAGTAGCCG GTATGGAGGGAGTTGTGTCTGTGTTTCCAAACAAGAAACTAAAACTCCAAACGACTGCGTCTTGGGACTTTATGGGGATAAAGGAGGGAAAAGGGACCAAGCGGAATCCATCTGTGGAGAGTGATACAATTATCGGAGTGTTAGACGGTGGAATATGGCCGGAATCAGAAAGCTTTTCTGACAAAGGCTTTGGTCCTCCTCCAAAGAAATGGAATGGAGTTTGTGCCGGTGGCAAAAACTTCACCtgcaataa CAAGCTGATTGGAGCAAGACACTACTCACCCGGAGACGCTAGGGACTCTAGCGGCCACGGTACGCACACCGCATCTATCGCGGCTGGAAACGCAGTCCCGAACGCCAGCTTCTTTGGGCTCGGCTATGGAACGATGAGAGGCGCCGTTCCAGCCTCTAGAATCGCCGCTTACAGAGTCTGCGCCGGAGAATGTAGAGACGATGTACTACTGTCTGCGTTCGATGACGCTATCGCGGACGGTGTTGACATCATCACCATATCTGTAGGTAGTATTGATGTGTACCCGTTGGAAGAAGACCCGATCGCAATCGGAGCTTTTCACGCTATGTCCAGAGGGATACTCACTGTGAACGCGGCTGGGAACACTGGTCCGAATATAGCCTCTGTCACGAGCGTAGCGCCGTGGATGTTAACCGTTGCAGCCAGCACAACGAACCGTGTGTTTGTCACCAAAGTGGTTCTCGGCGATGGCAAAACACTTGTC GGGAAATCAGTGAATGTTTTTGATCTTAAAGGAAAGAAGTTCCCTCTGGTGTACGGAAAATCTGCTGCTTTCTCTGCCTCCAAAGTCAAATGCGCCGA gGATTGCACGCCAGATTGTCTTGACGCATCCCGGGTGAAGGGAAAGATCTTGGTCTGCAATATATCTTTCCCCTACGTAGCCTATACCAAGGGAGCTGTTGCAGCTATTGTTAAAGATGGTTCAGACTGGGCTCAAATGGAGGGTTTACCTGTATCTGGCTTAGAACTTAGA GAAGATGATTTTGAATCTTTCCTCTCTTACATTAACTCTTCCAA CTCTCCAGAAGCGACTGTTCTAAAAAGTGAGACAATCTTTAATCAGACAGCTCCGAAAGttctttcattttcttctcGAGGTCCAAACATCATCGTTGCTGATGTTCTGAAg CCGGATATAACAGCACCAGGACTAGAGATTGTGGCTGCAAATTCACTTAAGGCATTACCGTTTTATGACGACACCACACATGTGAAATACTCTGTTGAATCAGGAACTTCAATGTCTTGTCCACACGTTGCAGGCGTAGCCGCTTACGTCAAGACGTTTCATCCTGAATGGTCTCCTTCCATGATTAAATCTGCCATTATGACAACAG CTTGGTCGATGAATGCTTCACAAGCTGATTATGCATCAACCGAGTTTGCTTATGGATCTGGCCATGTAGATCCAATAGCTGCTACTAATCCAGGACTCGTTTATGATATAACCAAAGCAGACTACATGGCGTTCCTCTGTGGCATGAACTACAATGCGACTACCGTGAGACTCATCTCCGGGGAAGCCGTCACTTGCTCTGAAAAGATCTTACCTAGAGATCTCAACTATCCATCAATGTCGGCTAAATTATCGGGATCTGATATCTCTTTCACCGTCACTTTCAATAGAACCGTCACTAACGTCGGTGGCTCCAACTCTACTTACAAATCAAAAGTTGTCTTAACTCACGGAGCCAAGCTAAACGTCGTGGTGTCGCCTCGTGTTCTATATATGAAGTCTGTGAATGAAAAGCAGTTTTTCACGGTGACTGTTTCTGGCCGGGGTCTTGACCCAAATATGCCTTCGTCTGCAAGTCTAATCTGGTCTGATGGGACTCATAGTGTAAGAAGCCCAATTGTTATTTATGCTGGTATCTTCCGATCATTATCACCGTAG